A window of the Cygnus atratus isolate AKBS03 ecotype Queensland, Australia chromosome 4, CAtr_DNAZoo_HiC_assembly, whole genome shotgun sequence genome harbors these coding sequences:
- the CDC25B gene encoding LOW QUALITY PROTEIN: M-phase inducer phosphatase 2 (The sequence of the model RefSeq protein was modified relative to this genomic sequence to represent the inferred CDS: inserted 2 bases in 1 codon) gives MAAQSGPSPRRPRGLPGLAALLAVAAGGGPGVSSGTVGMSPVTTLARDMDKLAGLGSHCDTPRRKAPGGPFPGPRCRLARASSGSSQDSATSDASDAGVGLDSPTQEDPEALEDVFEKAVLEAGRVVTDNKLLIRRIHSLPPRLLGASPALRNISNCSEFNSPPAREQQGQPRDDEGFVFKKPQRPGHRSRLQASEGGSGKEPFAQRPSSAPNLLFDTPEKENLPEGESPVVLRRCSLTSSMAEEDDDGFMEILDEEEMKSDAEVPPGMASLLTAPLVKKEEAEPQRPAKRSKCRQLFRSPSMPSSVIRPILKRLERPHDRDTPVKTKRRRSVXPGTPGEVAEPKARLMRSRSFCQEEIENMLANDHRELIGDFSKAYLLQTVEGKHQDLKYISPEMMVAVLSGQFSSFIESCVIVDCRYPYEYEGGHIKGAVNLPMEQDVEEFLLKKPIVPFDATKRVIVIFHCEFSSERGPRMCRFVREKDRACNEYPHLHYPELYVLKGGYREFFPQYQAHCEPQDYRPMHHADFKEDLRKCRLKSRTWAGERSRRELYSRLNNC, from the exons ATGGCGGCGCAGAGCGGTCCCagcccccgccggccccgcgggcTGCCCGGGCTGGCGGCGCTGctggcggtggcggcggggggggggccgggggtgtCGTCGGGCACGGTGGGGATGTCGCCGGTCACCACGCTGGCTCGCGACATGGACAAGCTGGCGGGGCTGGGCAG CCACTGTGACACCCCCCGGAGGAAGGCTCCGGGGGGGCCCTTCCCGGGCCCCCGGTGCCGCCTGGCCCGCGCCTCCTCGGGCTCGTCCCAGGACTCCGCCACCTCCGACGCCTCGGATGCGG GAGTGGGCCTCGACTCCCCCACGCAGGAGGACCCCGAAGCCCTGGAGGACGT CTTCGAGAAGGCCGTGCTGGAGGCCGGGAGGGTCGTCACCGA caacaAGCTCCTCATCCGGAGAATCCACTCGCTGCCG CCGCGGCTCCTGggggccagcccagccctgagGAACATCTCCAACTGCAGCGAGTTCAACAGCCCGCCGGCGAgagagcagcaggggcagccccgggacGAT GAGGGGTTCGTGTTTAAGAAGCCCCAGAGGCCGGGGCACCGCAGCCGGCTGCAGGCGTCGGAGGGGGGCTCGGGGAAGGAGCCCTTCGCACAGAGACCCAGCTCCGCGCCCAACCTGCTG TTCGACACCCCCGAGAAAGAAAACCTGCCCGAGGGCGAGAGCCCCGTGGTGCTGCGCCGGTGCTCCCTCACCTCCTCCATGGCCGAGGAGGACGACGATGGCTTCATGGAGATCCTGGACGAGGAGGAGATGAAG AGCGACGCGGAGGTGCCGCCGGGGATGGCGAGCCTGCTGACCGCCCCGCtggtgaagaaggaggaggcagagccg CAGCGCCCCGCCAAGCGCAGCAAGTGCCGGCAGCTCTTCCGCTCGCCCTCGATGCCCAGCAGCGTCATCCGGCCCATCCTGAAGCGCCTCGAGCGGCCCCACGACAGGGACACCCCCGTCAAAACCAAGCGGCGCAGGAGCGT GCCTGGCACCCCGGGCGAGGTGGCGGAGCCG AAAGCGCGGCTGATGCGCTCCAGGTCCTTCTGCCAGGAGGAGATTGAGAACATGCTGGCCAACGACCACCGGGAGCTCATCGGAGACTTCTCCAAG GCCTACCTGCTGCAGACGGTGGAGGGCAAGCACCAGGACCTCAAGTACATTTCCCCCGAAATG ATGGTGGCGGTGCTGAGCGGGCAGTTCAGCAGCTTCATCGAGAGCTGCGTGATCGTGGACTGCAGGTACCCCTACGAGTACGAGGGAGGCCACATCAAG GGTGCTGTCAACCTGCCGATGGAGCAGGACGTGGAGGAGTTCCTGCTGAAGAAGCCCATCGTGCCCTTCGACGCGACCAAGCGCGTGATCGTCATCTTCCACTGCGAGTTCTCCTCCGAGCGGGGGCCCAGGAT GTGCCGCTTTGTCCGGGAGAAGGACCGTGCCTGCAACGAGTACCCCCACCTGCACTACCCCGAGCTCTACGTCTTGAAGGGGGGGTACCGGGAGTTCTTCCCCCAGTACCAG GCGCACTGCGAGCCGCAGGACTACCGGCCCATGCACCACGCCGACTTCAAGGAGGACCTGCGCAAGTGCCGCCTCAAGAGCCGCACCTGGGCGGGCGAGCGCAGCCGCCGGGAGCTCTACAGCCGCCTCAACAACTGCTGA
- the AP5S1 gene encoding AP-5 complex subunit sigma-1, protein MVRAFLLLALGGPGSGPGHAPGHAPCRVLLARAFAPPGTPPGTPPGSPPRQRLRRKEQLLAVARQVASHCHLHQASSGRPPAPPLAEDPPSLHNAPGGLFRLPPGDPFPQGTSVAWLAAPNLAFALVCDPRENLALAEGTLRHLAPRLLAALRPPGTGVLLRPDAADLLLDRLLPHGQLLFLSERFLQAADRELSR, encoded by the exons ATGGTGCGGGCGTTCCTGCTGCTGGCGCTGGGCGGCCCCGGCTCCGGCCCTGGCCACGCCCCCGGCCACGCCCCCTGCCGCGTGCTGCTGGCGCGCGCCTTCGCCCCCCCGGGGACCCCacccgggaccccccccgggtcccccccccggcagcgccTCCGCcgcaaggagcagctgctggccgTGGCCAG gcaGGTCGCCTCCCACTGCCACCTTCACCAAGCATCctccggccgccccccggccccgccgcttGCCGAGGACCCCCCGTCCCTCCACAACGCCCCGGGGGGGCTCTTCCGGCTGCCCCCCGGCGACCCCTTCCCCCAAGGGACCTCGGTCGCCTGGCTGGCGGCCCCCAACCTCGCCTTCGCCCTGGTCTGCGACCCCCGGGAGAACCTGGCGCTGGCCGAGGGCACCCTGCGGCACCTCGCCCCCCGCCTGCTGGCCGCCCTGcgcccccccggcaccggcGTCCTGCTGCGGCCCGACGCCGCCGACCTCCTCCTCGACCGGCTCCTGCCCCACGGgcagctcctcttcctcagcgAGCGCTTCCTCCAGGCCGCGGACCGCGAGCTGTCACGCTGA
- the LOC118261101 gene encoding C-type lectin domain family 4 member F-like isoform X3, with product MATEGPDLYENLKIRYPRGEQGARDQAELRVARAELEALGPLLPPGPDGSRSPSDSPDVAQRRRDFLGRWLQGLGLGWRYHKGKIYYFSWDEKPWREAKEFCLSKRAQLTSVTSRDEQEFLARESRGGYYWIGLEDGDRNDTWRWVDGTVYSPANSFWAPGQPDRQDHGQQGREGCAQIHPVGTGLWNDHNCNIPFLWICKRDLGGP from the exons ATGGCCACCGAGGGGCCGGACCTGTACGAGAACCTGAAGATCCGCTACCCGCGCGGTGAGCAAG GCGCACGGGACCAGGCGGAGCTGCGGGTGGCACGGGCAGAGCTGGAGGCGCTGGGGCCGCTGCTGCCGCCCGGCCCCGATG GTTCACGGAGCCCCAGTGACAGCCCCGACGTGGCACAGAGGCGCAGGGACTTTTTGG ggcggtggctgcaggggctgggcctGGGCTGGAGGTACCACAAGGGGAAGATCTACTACTTCTCCTGGGACGAGAAGCCTTGGCGCGAGGCGAAGGAGTTCTGCCTCTCCAAGCGGGCGCAGCTCACCTCCGTCACCAGCCGGGACGAGCAG GAGTTCCTGGCGCGGGAGTCGCGGGGGGGCTATTACTGGATCGGGCTGGAGGACGGTGACCGCAACGACACCTGGCGCTGGGTGGACGGCACCGTGTACTCACCGGCCAACAG CTTCTGGGCGCCGGGGCAGCCGGACCGGCAGGACCACGGGCAGCAGGGCCGCGAGGGCTGCGCCCAGATCCACCCGGTGGGCACCGGGCTCTGGAACGACCACAACTGCAACATCCCCTTCCTCTGGATCTGCAAGCGGGACCTGGGGGGGCCCTGA
- the LOC118261101 gene encoding C-type lectin domain family 4 member F-like isoform X1, with product MATEGPDLYENLKIRYPRGEQVLDFGSRPSPSRRVLGTLLAMGLAALLALGAALTAVATLRARDQAELRVARAELEALGPLLPPGPDGSRSPSDSPDVAQRRRDFLGRWLQGLGLGWRYHKGKIYYFSWDEKPWREAKEFCLSKRAQLTSVTSRDEQEFLARESRGGYYWIGLEDGDRNDTWRWVDGTVYSPANSFWAPGQPDRQDHGQQGREGCAQIHPVGTGLWNDHNCNIPFLWICKRDLGGP from the exons ATGGCCACCGAGGGGCCGGACCTGTACGAGAACCTGAAGATCCGCTACCCGCGCGGTGAGCAAG TGCTGGATTTCGGGTCCCGGCCGTCCCCGTCCCGCCGGGTGCTGGGCACTCTGCTGGCCATGGGCTTGGCGGCCCTCCTGGCCCTGGGGGCCGCCCTGACGGCCGTCGCCACCCTGC GCGCACGGGACCAGGCGGAGCTGCGGGTGGCACGGGCAGAGCTGGAGGCGCTGGGGCCGCTGCTGCCGCCCGGCCCCGATG GTTCACGGAGCCCCAGTGACAGCCCCGACGTGGCACAGAGGCGCAGGGACTTTTTGG ggcggtggctgcaggggctgggcctGGGCTGGAGGTACCACAAGGGGAAGATCTACTACTTCTCCTGGGACGAGAAGCCTTGGCGCGAGGCGAAGGAGTTCTGCCTCTCCAAGCGGGCGCAGCTCACCTCCGTCACCAGCCGGGACGAGCAG GAGTTCCTGGCGCGGGAGTCGCGGGGGGGCTATTACTGGATCGGGCTGGAGGACGGTGACCGCAACGACACCTGGCGCTGGGTGGACGGCACCGTGTACTCACCGGCCAACAG CTTCTGGGCGCCGGGGCAGCCGGACCGGCAGGACCACGGGCAGCAGGGCCGCGAGGGCTGCGCCCAGATCCACCCGGTGGGCACCGGGCTCTGGAACGACCACAACTGCAACATCCCCTTCCTCTGGATCTGCAAGCGGGACCTGGGGGGGCCCTGA
- the LOC118261101 gene encoding C-type lectin domain family 4 member F-like isoform X4, whose amino-acid sequence MATEGPDLYENLKIRYPRGARDQAELRVARAELEALGPLLPPGPDGSRSPSDSPDVAQRRRDFLGRWLQGLGLGWRYHKGKIYYFSWDEKPWREAKEFCLSKRAQLTSVTSRDEQEFLARESRGGYYWIGLEDGDRNDTWRWVDGTVYSPANSFWAPGQPDRQDHGQQGREGCAQIHPVGTGLWNDHNCNIPFLWICKRDLGGP is encoded by the exons ATGGCCACCGAGGGGCCGGACCTGTACGAGAACCTGAAGATCCGCTACCCGCGCG GCGCACGGGACCAGGCGGAGCTGCGGGTGGCACGGGCAGAGCTGGAGGCGCTGGGGCCGCTGCTGCCGCCCGGCCCCGATG GTTCACGGAGCCCCAGTGACAGCCCCGACGTGGCACAGAGGCGCAGGGACTTTTTGG ggcggtggctgcaggggctgggcctGGGCTGGAGGTACCACAAGGGGAAGATCTACTACTTCTCCTGGGACGAGAAGCCTTGGCGCGAGGCGAAGGAGTTCTGCCTCTCCAAGCGGGCGCAGCTCACCTCCGTCACCAGCCGGGACGAGCAG GAGTTCCTGGCGCGGGAGTCGCGGGGGGGCTATTACTGGATCGGGCTGGAGGACGGTGACCGCAACGACACCTGGCGCTGGGTGGACGGCACCGTGTACTCACCGGCCAACAG CTTCTGGGCGCCGGGGCAGCCGGACCGGCAGGACCACGGGCAGCAGGGCCGCGAGGGCTGCGCCCAGATCCACCCGGTGGGCACCGGGCTCTGGAACGACCACAACTGCAACATCCCCTTCCTCTGGATCTGCAAGCGGGACCTGGGGGGGCCCTGA
- the LOC118261101 gene encoding C-type lectin domain family 4 member F-like isoform X2: MATEGPDLYENLKIRYPRVLDFGSRPSPSRRVLGTLLAMGLAALLALGAALTAVATLRARDQAELRVARAELEALGPLLPPGPDGSRSPSDSPDVAQRRRDFLGRWLQGLGLGWRYHKGKIYYFSWDEKPWREAKEFCLSKRAQLTSVTSRDEQEFLARESRGGYYWIGLEDGDRNDTWRWVDGTVYSPANSFWAPGQPDRQDHGQQGREGCAQIHPVGTGLWNDHNCNIPFLWICKRDLGGP, translated from the exons ATGGCCACCGAGGGGCCGGACCTGTACGAGAACCTGAAGATCCGCTACCCGCGCG TGCTGGATTTCGGGTCCCGGCCGTCCCCGTCCCGCCGGGTGCTGGGCACTCTGCTGGCCATGGGCTTGGCGGCCCTCCTGGCCCTGGGGGCCGCCCTGACGGCCGTCGCCACCCTGC GCGCACGGGACCAGGCGGAGCTGCGGGTGGCACGGGCAGAGCTGGAGGCGCTGGGGCCGCTGCTGCCGCCCGGCCCCGATG GTTCACGGAGCCCCAGTGACAGCCCCGACGTGGCACAGAGGCGCAGGGACTTTTTGG ggcggtggctgcaggggctgggcctGGGCTGGAGGTACCACAAGGGGAAGATCTACTACTTCTCCTGGGACGAGAAGCCTTGGCGCGAGGCGAAGGAGTTCTGCCTCTCCAAGCGGGCGCAGCTCACCTCCGTCACCAGCCGGGACGAGCAG GAGTTCCTGGCGCGGGAGTCGCGGGGGGGCTATTACTGGATCGGGCTGGAGGACGGTGACCGCAACGACACCTGGCGCTGGGTGGACGGCACCGTGTACTCACCGGCCAACAG CTTCTGGGCGCCGGGGCAGCCGGACCGGCAGGACCACGGGCAGCAGGGCCGCGAGGGCTGCGCCCAGATCCACCCGGTGGGCACCGGGCTCTGGAACGACCACAACTGCAACATCCCCTTCCTCTGGATCTGCAAGCGGGACCTGGGGGGGCCCTGA